Proteins encoded in a region of the Anopheles ziemanni chromosome 2, idAnoZiCoDA_A2_x.2, whole genome shotgun sequence genome:
- the LOC131293407 gene encoding adult cuticle protein 1-like gives MKCSVALIFVAMALCAEGSVIPWVIAPGLAIPGTTVVQSNPPATIVHTLHPAPIAVDIHGHPAVLLAPAPAAPAVVAVAPAPAATAVSATRGAVHVAPLPGHSVSQTQLNLAAAPGTE, from the exons ATGAAG TGCTCCGTCGCGCTGATCTTCGTCGCCATGGCGTTGTGCGCCGAAGGCTCGGTAATCCCGTGGGTGATTGCTCCGGGACTCGCCATTCCCGGCACTACCGTGGTTCAGTCTAATCCTCCGGCGACGATTGTCCACACCCTGCACCCGGCTCCGATTGCAGTGGATATTCATGGCCATCCGGCTGTGCTTCTGGCGCCAGCTCCAGCTGCTCCTGCCGTTGTTGCCGTTGCTCCGGCTCCTGCTGCCACCGCCGTGTCCGCCACTCGCGGAGCCGTCCATGTTGCCCCACTGCCAGGCCATTCTGTATCGCAGACGCAACTGAATCTAGCGGCTGCCCCCGGAACTGAGTAA